One stretch of Meriones unguiculatus strain TT.TT164.6M chromosome 7, Bangor_MerUng_6.1, whole genome shotgun sequence DNA includes these proteins:
- the Fdxr gene encoding NADPH:adrenodoxin oxidoreductase, mitochondrial encodes MAPRSWRLWHWFALPRVRPSLFRSTSTPRFGQQFSTQEKTPQICVVGSGPAGFYTAQHLLKHHTQAHVDIYEKQLVPFGLVRFGVAPDHPEVKNVINTFTETARLDRCAFWGNVVVGRDVSVPELQEAYHAVVLSYGAEDHQTLEIPGEELPGVVSARAFVGWYNGLPENRELAPDLSCDTAVILGQGNVALDVARILLTPPEHLEKTDITEVALRALRQSRVKTVWIVGRRGPLQVAFTIKELREMIQLPGTRPILDPSNFSGLQDRIKDVARPRRRLTELLLRTATEKPGAEEAARQAMASRAWGLRFFRSPQQVLPTSDGRRVAGIRLAVNRLEDVGKSTRAVPTGDVEDLPCGLVLTSVGYKSRPIDPSVPFDPKLGVIPNIEGRVVKVPGLYCSGWVKTGPTGVITTTMTDSFLTSQMLLQDLKAGLLPSDPRPGCTAIQALLSKRGVRPVSFSDWEKLDAEEVSRGQASGKPREKLVDPREMLQLLGH; translated from the exons ATGGCTCCGCGCTCCTGGCGCCTGTGGCACTGGTTCGCGTTGCCAAGGGTCCGGCCCTCTCTCTTCAGGAGCACTTCGA CCCCGCGCTTCGGCCAGCAGTTCTCCACACAGGAGAAGACCCCTCAGATCTGTGTAGTTGGCAGTGGTCCAGCTGGCTTCTACACAGCCCAACACTTGCTAAAG CACCACACCCAGGCCCACGTAGACATCTATGAGAAGCAGCTGGTGCCCTTTGGCCTGGTGCGCTTTGGCGTGGCACCTGACCACCCTGAAGTAAAG AATGTCATCAACACGTTCACAGAGACAGCCCGCTTGGACCGCTGTGCCTTCTGGGGCAATGTGGTGGTGGGCAGGGACGTGTCGGTTCCAGAGCTTCAGGAAGCCTACCACGCCGTGGTTCTG AGTTATGGAGCAGAGGACCACCAAACCCTGGAAATTCCCGGCGAGGAGCTGCCTGGGGTGGTCTCAGCCCGGGCCTTTGTGGGCTGGTACAATGGGCTCCCCGAGAACCGGGAG CTGGCGCCGGATCTGAGCTGTGACACCGCTGTGATTCTGGGGCAGGGGAATGTAGCTCTGGATGTGGCCCGGATCCTGCTGACGCCACCTGAGCACCTGGAG AAAACAGACATTACAGAGGTGGCTCTGAGGGCCCTGAGGCAGAGTCGGGTGAAGACTGTGTGGATAGTGGGCCGGCGTGGACCCCTGCAAGTGGCCTTCACCATTAAG GAGCTTCGAGAGATGATTCAGTTGCCAGGAACCAGGCCCATTTTGGATCCTTCAAATTTCTCAGGCCTCCAGGACAGAATTAAGG ATGTCGCCCGTCCAAGGAGGCGGCTGACAGAACTGCTGCTTCGGACAGCCACGGAGAAGCCAGGAGCGGAAGAGGCTGCCCGACAGGCAATGGCCTCCCGGGCCTGGGGCCTCCGCTTTTTCCGAAGCCCCCAGCAGGTGCTACCCACATCAGATGGGCGACGGGTGGCAGGCATCCGCCTGGCAGTTAACAGGCTGGAG GACGTCGGCAAGTCCACTCGGGCAGTGCCCACGGGAGATGTGGAGGACCTCCCTTGTGGGCTGGTGCTGACCAGCGTTGGATATAAGAGCCGCCCCATCGACCCCAGCGTGCCCTTTGACCCCAAGCTCGGAGTCATTCCCAACATAGAGGGCCGGGTTGTGAAGGTACCAG GTCTCTACTGCAGTGGCTGGGTGAAGACGGGGCCCACAGGTGTCATCACCACGACCATGACAGACAGCTTCCTCACCAGCCAGATGCTGCTGCAGGACCTGAAGGCGGGGCTGCTGCCCTCCGACCCCAGACCTGGCTGTACAGCCATTCAAGCTCTGCTCAGCAAGCGAG GAGTCCGGCCAGTCTCTTTCTCAGACTGGGAGAAGCTGGATGCTGAGGAAGTATCTCGGGGCCAGGCCAGTGGGAAACCAAGGGAGAAGCTGGTAGATCCAAGAGAGATGCTGCAGCTGCTGGGACACTGA